TTAAAGggcaattttgtacatttgacataacgtTAATTTAGTACCACatgatcaaaattcttctttattttcttaaactccatgcCAAGTCAAGCTAGACCGTTCTTTGTGAAACGGAGGAGTAATAAAATAGAGAACAAGATGATAAATATATggtaaataatcaaattattagtaaataaataaggaagTACAATCTCCTTTCCCCACGTAAGGAAATAATtcccaaaatttatttcattccCTTAAGGAAGTGGAAATAACCATTTGAATAATTACTTCTTACTCGCTTTGTTTTAAAGAAATTTAGAAGtacatcatattttatttttaaaatatatggatAAATACTCTTCTTTTTAAAAGGGCTCCCCAAAATATGGGCCCCAAGCGATTGTTGTAGTGGCCTAGGGGTTAACACGGCCTGCATTTAACACAACTATGATCAATGTTCCAGGATAAAGGgtcaaaatatcattaaatttcataacttttacCTTTTCTGGGAAAAAAATCTATCTTGGACCCTAACCAAGCTTAGCACCcaactttttgtcttttaaaacGGAAAAGGTTTTATAGTTTCAAAATGGGAATCAGATTTGGGTTGCCATTTTTTCCTAGAGGTTATTTACCAACAACAATGGTGTTTGAATctgaagatgaagaaggaatGGTTTGTCCAGACAGTAAGTTTGTTTTTGGCGAGAGATACTAATAGACTAGGAAGAGGGAAGGGTAGTGGGAGGAGGAGGTGGATGGTGGTTAAAAATAGCGGAGATAGGTGCAAGAAAGAGTGGGGATGAAGGAGAAATTtgaaagaaacaataaaaaggAAAGTCAAATGGAATTAGCCATTCTCAATGCTTAACCGCACTAAGGGTGGTAAGTATACACACTTCATCAGCACATCATATCTAATTTACACAGATTGACTTAAATTCAGCTGTTCAATTGTACAAGGCAAAGTATAAGTGCCTAAATAAAAAACTCAGACAAATTTGAGGGGCCGCACATGTATTCAGCAAATAAACTTAGGTTTGTACCAACACCTTTCGGGGACTAAAGGGAGCCCAAGATCATCAAAATAAGACATAAGTCTTTTACTAGGGAGTCTTAGTAGCTCAATCTGAGCTTTCCCCTTGTTAGTGAGGTTTCGATTCCCCACCAAAAACTATGTTACTTTGAGCCATTAATTTCACCCAACCggtatttttcttgttttaatgaTTTAGCAAGTTGAAAAATGgatgaaataaacaaaccaGAAACAAAGATTGTTACACAGTACTTCTTGCCTTCCAATTTGTAAATTTGGATGTAATGTTTTTCCGTATAAAACTAACCTTTACACTACTTCAGTGTTTTTTCTTCCACCATCACGTCTAACACAATATATAAGTTAATCAAGTAACATGAAACTTCTTGCCCACTATAATTTGCTTTAAATTATCAGTAAACACCAAAAAACACAAACtctcaaaaattgaaattaggATTTAACCTGTACACTAAAAACAAGTTTTTTAACCTATTCTGAGTACAGAGATAGCAGACAAACAGAAGATATTAagcaattataaatttttaattaatttagacaTTCTTTATAATGGAGCCAAAACAGAAGatctcaaaatttgaaattaccTTATCATTAGGATAAGAAATAAGgcgaagaagaagaggaaatgCACCGGCATCAAGGACGGCTTTAACACCATCATCAAAGCCACAAGCAAAGCTACCAATAGCAGCAGCGGATTGAATAATTAGCGAATCGTTGAGTTCCACGTCATTACCAGAACAAACAGCAGCAGAAGCGGCCGCGGTGGCGGAGGAGGAAGAGAGTATTGAGGTAACAGACGGAACGGCGCCGAGTTTGAGGAAACAAAGTTTTTTCGTACGGTTACCGATGATCTGATTCTTAAGGTCACGGAGAGCTTTGAGTTTTGCTTCGGTGGAGGAAGAGCTCAACCGTCCGATCAGATCCTCACGACGGCTGTGAGTCGGAGGGGGCGGCGCCGATGATGCTGAGGCCGGCATGGTTGAGGGCTAATTTGGAATTTCATATGCAGATGCGACCAACCGATTGTCCAAAAGAGACACAAAAATGAGGAATGGAAAAGAGAaataagagtttttttttcttaattttttttttaattatttttataacaaataaatacacatagtacaataaaataaaatatttatcaaagtGGAAGAACCAATTATCctttttgattaatattttaaatcttaACCATTCATTGTTCCAATGCTTGTTCATCAAATTAATCGTAATAGTAGACCATTGTCATTTGTGAATTATTaggtatgaaaaaaaatataaaacataaacatgatCATTAATTTAGTGTCAACTgataattatgatatttaattttagatGTACACatataaatacttattttacttgtataaaattgaagaaattgaCACATTCGTCCTACATGACGATTTGTGTCATATGTCATGTAGGACATGTTtgtctacttattcaattttatacaattttaaatatttacttgtACATACtcaaagttgaaaaatataattatccgTTGAAGTCAAATCAAAGGATCATACATTTGAAATATCACATTTGTTATGTTTAATATCCatttaaaacttatttgttTGTACTTGAGGTAATTCTAATGTTCAAATCTTATAAAATCTCTAAATGAATTTGGATTGCTGAAACGTATGATTTGAGTATGGTTGGATTAACTTTTGCCTTAATTTTGTTACTTTTAACTTTAGAATAAGTgcttattagtatttttatctttttacctAACActataaaattacttttaaaagcgtttaaaataagtcaattcaaacaAACTCTAAGTGTTAAGGTTGTCAAATTCTATGGGCTCTCTCATTTATGTTgtttcatttaacatacttttgTCTTGCCTATTGTTCTTTTAGTATATGTGTTCTCACTTTTTTCAATTACAAGAGAACTCTTCAATAGCAATTGTTTTTCTGATTGAATCTCAAATGCTAATGACAACAATAATTAGTAGTATGTTTTAATCCTAAACAAATTTGAATCGACTAGGATGACAggttatatgtatatatatcatatttcagCAAAACAGTTCATTTACTTACTTACATACTTAGGTAATTAAGATACATGATAATATAAAATAGTGGAACACAAGTGTATTATGGATCAACTAGTGGTGATTCTAAGATAAGTTCATTTGACACTTTATGAGATTCAAGAACCATTTTTGCAGATTCATTGACAGATTGTCCATTAACATAGTGCTGACGACAAACAGGCATGTAAATATCAGCACCTCCTATAAGCTCAGTCTCTGTCTCATTAGTCTTTCTGAAGGTGAAAAATGCCCTTCTGTTACACAACTCACATCTAGCAGTCAACTTGGTCACAGTATCAGCAAGTGGAATTATGTCAAGCACTGAACCAAAACTCTTCCTGCAACCAACCAAGCACCAGATACCATGTAAGAGCACTGCTATCGGGTTTGAACTAAAACTATTGGGTGAGTGCGGAACCTATTTAAGCCAAAAAGAGATCAAATTGACACAAATGAGTCGCATTTTTAGATGTAACTAAAATAGGCTTTGTGTAGTTTCTTTTTCTGTACCCAATAACTCTTTCATAATCTAACTATAAGGTGAAAGTTTTCCTATACCCCAAcaattgttatatttatgttgttgaaTGAATGTATCTTTAGCTAACTATAGCTACTTTGTGTTATGAGGTTTTCTTGAACTGTTCTTAAAGGTGTTAGACTTGATTGTACAGTTGTTATACGACTTATTGCTAGATTATGAAAGAGTTATTGGGATACACATAGTATAATAAtggtaaataaataaaaagtaagaaGAAAACATTTAGCATATACAAATGCAAAAGGAAATTTGAGGAAGAAAGTGAAAAGTAGTTGGTAAGTAaatcttttttcataaaagGATAAGAAAAACTTCCACTTTACAGAATTGACAAGAAAAAGTTGTCttgtattaaaatttagatataacGGATTTAATAActaattgaattttttgataaaatatgggGGGGAAACTACACTAAGCATATTTTGATTATATCCTAAAATGTGGCTTACTTGTGAATTTTATCTCTTTATAGCTCAAATAGGTTCCAAATCCCATTTTTAAGCTGATAAAGGAGCAGTAGGATCTGAAAACTGAGTTCAGAGATCCAAATGGAATAGCAATGGCCAATGGAGTATGCGATGAAGATTCAGAAATAGTTTTCAGGAGTACCTCAAGTAATCACCATCTAGGCCTGCAACAACTATAATTTTCCCATCAAAATCAGCAGCATTGCAGCAGAACTCATAAAGGTCCCCAAAGAACTGAGCTTCATCGATGCCAATCACATCCACCTATCAAGAAATGGAGTTACTAGGATAAGAAGCTAACTAAAGTTAAGGTGAATTGCGTGATTCATTTTACCTACTAAGTTCTTTTCTGACTACTGCTCTGTCTTTAGTTTGACCCTCAATTGTGTTTCAAGTTTCCCTTATACCTTGTCTACTCATCATATTCTATGTTTGCAGCATCTGGCCCTCGTTTCTGCCTTCTATACAATTCACATATATCCCATATTTGCAGTATAAAGAACATTGACTTTAATAGCAACAGTATCTAGTATTCATTCTTCATACTGTGCAAGATGATACTTTCCAAAACACCCCTCAAATTCTCATGGTTTGGACAGGAAAGATACCGTCTTGATACTACAGCTGTTTTTGGCATCAtgtactttaattttaaaaatcttgcACAGTTGCACTCATAAGAAGATTTCAATAAGCACATCCAAGTCTTAATCTAGAAGTTAACTAGGTGCAAGTGAAGAGACACAAGATATCTTCTGATTCCCATCAAAATATGAAGTTGGTGTTCATTTCTACTGTTAATACTACCCAACAATGTGTGGTAAAGGTTGCTCATTTTCACCAATTAGTGGCATAAATATCAG
The DNA window shown above is from Solanum lycopersicum chromosome 11, SLM_r2.1 and carries:
- the LOC543715 gene encoding TK1-like deoxyribonucleoside kinase → MAFSSSARNPVDLRNGSKNSFCPVGEIHVIVGPMFAGKTTALLRRVNLESNDGRNVVLIKSSKDARYAVDAVVTHDGTRFPCWSLPDLSSFKQRFGKDAYEKVDVIGIDEAQFFGDLYEFCCNAADFDGKIIVVAGLDGDYLRKSFGSVLDIIPLADTVTKLTARCELCNRRAFFTFRKTNETETELIGGADIYMPVCRQHYVNGQSVNESAKMVLESHKVSNELILESPLVDP